The sequence GTCCTAAAGATATAAAGGAGATAGATTGCTTTGGTAACTGGTTAAGTATGActaaaaactaggaaaaataaagGCTGATTTTCAGGATTCTGGTTTGAGTGTATGAACATGCTCTTTACTGAaacaggaggagaagcaggattAAAAGCAAAGATGAGATCAGTTTTACATCACGTCAAATTTGTGGTTCCTGTGGGTTGTGCCTGTGGAAATATCCTATAAGCAATCAAATATATCCTAGGTTTATGAGAGATATTTGGACTACAGAGATGGATTTGAGACCCAGCATCCCTGGATGGAAGTCAAAGCCAAATGAGTGAAAGAGATCACTCAGagagaatgttttgttttgttttgttttaacaaatgaatgaaacCTCTTTACCTCTGTGGctcttcattaattttttccctGTTGGTCAGTGGTCCTgacttgttatttttgttgaaCTTGTTCCCCATCTTCCTCTTCACAAAAATTATTGAGCGTCTCCATTGTGCCAGCTCCCGGGAATACAATGGTGAAAAGCCCAGTTCCTTCCCCACTGCTTCTCTGACCTCTCACTACCTATCTTATTTATTAGAATATGGACTCTTTCTCctattagaatataagctccctAAGGGCAGAGACCTGTGTCTTATTCTCTGCTGTTCACAGAAACTAAACGGCGCATGAAACAAAGAAGGctctccaaaaatatttattaaattaatgaacAAAGTTTGACATACAAGGTTCACAAGGTAAACTCTTATAAACTAATATAACAAATAGCACAAAAGTCATTGTTGCTATGGTTAGATTTATTGTCGATTTATTAATTGAATTAAACcagaaaaataggcaaacaaaaaataacaatgactCCACCTTGCAGCACTAAggatgactactatcaaaaaaataaaaaataagctagGCGCTGaaggcatgcacctgtagtcctagctattcatgatgctgagacaggaggatcccttgaacctaggagttccagtccagcctaggcaacacagtgagaccccaatctcaaaaaataagtgctgacaaggatgtggaaaaattagaacccttgtgcactgttggtagaaatgtaaagtgttccagctactgtggaaaacaatatgggactttctcaaaactttaaaaatagtattaccatatgaccaagcaattccacttctgtgaaCATACCCAGAAGAACTGAAAgcagttatttgaaaagatatttgtacactcctgttcatagcagcattatttacaataaatagccaaaaggtggaagcagcccaagaGTCCATCCATGAATGAActgataaacaaaacatggtatatacatacaatggagtactattcagccttaaaaaggaaggaaattctaacacatgctacTGTACAGATGAAAATGGATGAAagctgaggacattatgctaagtgaaataagccagtcacataaatacaaatactgtatgatttcacctagaaaagtcaaattcataaagacagaaagtagaatggtggttgccaggggctggggatagGAAGAATGGGATGTTATTGTTGGAtaagtacagagtttcagtttcgCAAGATAAAAAGATTTCCGGGAGATGGATGCTGATGATAGTTGTATAATCACAtcatgaatgtacttaacactactgaactgtacacttaaaaatggttgagatgttagattttatgtgtattttactacaatttttcaaaaattaaattaaatgaacaaCTATGACTGAATAACAATCCACATCAATCAAAACCAGCAGCGGAGGATAACCTCCGCCCCGCCCAGCCCTTACTCGGCTTGACCACTAGATGTGGAAACAGGAAACCCCGCGGGTGTCAAGGGCACGCCTCAGACTCCGCGCCGGGCGTGACCGCAGGTTAAAGCAGGTCAACCTACGGCTAGGCTGCCACTGCGCAGGCGCACATCACAGCTCCCAAGGCGGCTTTGAAACGTGCCCGGAAGTGACGTCTGCAATGCTGAGACAGATTCGGGAGAGATTTGAGTAAATCGCACCGTGAGCTGGACGGGGGTCGTGCCGCCGCTATGAGCTGCACCATCGAAAAGATCCTGACAGACGCCAAGACGCTGCTGGAGAGGCTGCGGGAGCACGATGCGGCCGCCGAGTCGCTGGTGGATCAGTCGGCGGCCCTGCACCGGCGGGTGGCGGCTATGCGCGAGGCGGGGACGGCGCTTCCGGACCAGGTCAGGCAGAGGGTAGGGGTCCGATGCCCTCGGGTTCTGGGCAGGTGAAGGGTGGAGAGCGAGGTAAAGTGGGGACTCGGCTTGGAATTTATTCCCGGTCTCAGAGGGCGGCGTTGAGACCTTTCTGTGGGGTCGGGACCAAGAATCCTGTCCCGGAGCCCTGACTCCTGCCTCTTCAGTTGTATCTGCCGCTATTCTGTTTACGGCGCGCTTAGTCTGTCTCTGTTTGTCCAGTATCAAGAGGATGCAACCGATATGAAGGACATGTCCAAATACAAACCTCACATTCTGCTGTCCCAAGAGAACACACAGATTAGAGACTTGCAGCAGGAAAACAGAGGTTAGTCAGGCCTTTTtgtgtagttattatttttttcatatccgCTAATAATTTGAAAGTCCTTGTAAAACTCCCTTAACAGTTCACAAAAAGGCACATCTTATATGTATTTCCAAGGCAGTACATTTAATAGGAGAATTTATCCCGTTCTGGCCGATTAACAAGTTTGTTACATTACCCTTTTCAAGGTCATCTGTGTATAGAGTTGCTTAGAGTGGAATTATTGccggggttttttgtttttacgcaTCCCCAGATGTATAACAAAAAAGTTCATATCCTCAAGGGcttaaaacttaatatttaaatattaattaaaataaaaactgagccaggcgtggtggtacgtttctgtagtcctaggtacttgggatgcagaggcgggaggatcacttgagctcaggacctAGAAGCTGCAGCGAGCTATaatcgggccactgcactccagcctgggtgacagagcgagaccttgtctcaccaaaacaaaaaacaaaaacacacaacaacttaaaaaaaaaaaaacactgaaggtAGGATTGAAGGTTTTGTGTATGTTCTTGTGCAAGGTGGAAGAGCATAATTTTATCCTCAGGATATATATTCTTAGACTTGATGAGTATATTATTAATGATGGTAGTATTAACAGTTGTATGTATATCAGCTTACAGAGGCCTTTCACAAATACATCATTCTACTGTATTCTCATATCTTTATTTCGGGGTAGACAAGCCAGGTATTTATTACAATGGATTAAGAAATAGGCcaagagaggttaaatgatttgtttATGAGTATTAAGCAAGTAAGTCACAAAACTGAACGCAAACCTATCTGTTCTGATTACACATCCTATATTGTTTCTACCAGACTTGCTGCCTCTGCCTAGAAAGTTATCTTTTATGTAGACTTTAACTGTTCAGTTTTATGGACTTAAACACTGATTTTCAACTTTAGATTCTTAATATCTCATGGAGTGTCATTAAATTTCAACTGTTAAGACTTTGGATTTAGGAGCTATTTCTCAGACATCACtgcctagttattttatttttttaatagaactgTGGGTTTCCTTGGAGGAACACCAGGATGCTTTGGAACTCATCATGAGCAAGTACCGGAAACAGATGTTACAATTAATGGTTGCTAAAAAAGCAGTGGATGCTGAACCAGTCCTGAAAGCTCACCAGTCTCACTCTGCAGTAAGAAACTTTGATGAATAAATTCTAAACGAACTGAATCAAAATCTTGAGATTGTTTTAGATTGTGTGCTTGTTTTTGAAGAAAAGTAAGCTTGTTTTCCTTTCCCATTTATCgcattcattgtttatttttctatggcTTTGTAAAGATATGAATAGAAAGAATGAGACTACGGTCTGCTGAGGTCTTTTTATTTGAGTGGGACTAAGGTTCCTCCCTTCCTCACCAAGATCTCTTTTCCAGATGTTAATGAATGCTTAGCTCTTCCACCAAATGTTATGCCACTTAGTGTTGAAGGTACTCAGTAAACACTTGGTTGGTTATTGTGCATTTCACTCAACTGTAAGCTCCTTGGTTATAAGGAATATGAATTCATATTTTATCCCTAACATAGTACCTGGCAGATAGCAGGCAGTCAGTAAACCTTTATTAAACCGAACTACATAGCATCATACTATGTTGATAGGGGAAAGAactatgtttttttaaacatggcATAGTTTCTGCACTTTGGTTGCTTGTGATTTAACTTGGAAGACTCGGTAATTATTACGTTTGTAGAGTCCTTCATAGTTGTCAGTGTATATTCATGTGTACTATATCATTTAATCCTGGACTTATAGATTGGAGCCTCACTATTTGCTACTGTGAAATGTAGTAAAAGATAAGTTTCATCTTAGGCTCCATTGAATGCATTTTATGGACTTAACAAAAGTTTTAGGGAATAgggatattttaaatatcttgaagagaaaaataaattttatttatttacatatctgGAAGATAAAACATGAACCTTGAAGGAGACAGAGTTTAGCTCATATAGGAATACTTTCTAAGAGATATGTCCAAAGATAGAATAAGGCACCTTGGAACGTAGTAAGCTTCCTGCCAATAAAAGTATTCAAATTTAAGTTAAACAGCCACTTAGAGATATTGTCCAACATCCAAAGGGCAGTTAAACTAcaattgatcttttaaaaatgaaaattatttgtgaatACCAGAAGATCACTTTATTATGGCTTTACCTCTGAGGACTGAAATTATAGTGAAACTCCAGTGTAACTTCTATAGCATAGATTAAATGAACTCTTAAAAATCATAATGTATATGTTCTTTATGTCTATAGAAAAGATGACTTTTTTACCTTTGTTTCCTTAATATCTTCACAGGAAATTGAGAGTCAGATTGACagaatctgtgaaatgggagaagTGATGAGGAAAGCAGTTCAGGTGGATGATGACCAATTTTGTAAGATTCAGGAAAAACTAGCCCAGTTAGAGGTAAGATTGTTGCTAATTTAGGTTCACAGCATTTCACGGTTTTCAGAATCTAGAAGGTATGCCATCCTGTCACTGCAGTGTACTCATGTTTTCTATATgctcataatttaaaattaaaactcctCCTTCATACCCTTTTCAAGAAAGGAAATACAGTAAACAGCAATCAATGAAAATACCAACTGTGTATTGGCTAGAAGTTGAGATACTATCATACTGGGAGGGCAGAGAGAGTGCAAGGTACAGGTGATATGTGAGCTAAAAATCCCTcatctggccaggtgcagtggctgacacctataatcccagcactttgggaggtgaaggTAGGAGgatacttgaggccaggagtttgagacctgcctgggcaacatagtgagaccttgtctccaaaaaatttaaaaattagcaagacATGGTctcacacacctgtagtcccagctacaggatgctgaggcaggaagattgcttgagcccaggagttcaaggttacaatgagctgtgacctggccactgcactccagcttgggcaacaaagcaaaaccttgtctcttaaaaaaaaaaaatccctagccATTACAGGAAGTCAAATAGATAATGTCTAAAATTAATgatcagggcctggcacagggactcatgcctgtaatctcagcagtttgagaggccaaggtgggggtgtcacttgaggccaggagtttaagaccaggctgggcaacacagcaagaccctgtctctacaaaaaataaattaattaatgttcAGGAAGTAGCAGTAGAGgcatattatttgaaattatggaaataaataccaaaagaaacagataaaagtgTTAAAGAATGGTTGCCTTTGGGGAACAAAGCCAAAGcacttttgttaattttataagcCTTATAGTCTtggttttttaaaagctattttcatgtaatattttgattaaaataagaatatattattataCAAAGAAGGGCCTGAGGTGTTAGTGTGCTCATAAAATTGTCAGGGAAAAGCATTTCAGTAGATGGCTTGAGTGTCACTTATACAAGGTGCTGTCATGGGCCTTTTGAGAAATaaccagagagaaaaagataaggTACCTGCTCAGAGTCTAGTGGAAGGAAAAAGACTATTCCTTTCTGCACAAGTTTTTGGAGTTTTGTGAGCCACAGTATCCTCATCTTGAGTTAGAATATGGATGTATGTAAGCAGTGAGACCTAGCCTACAGATTGTTGCAAGATAACATACATGATGTATGCATGTGTACCTGGTATATGCTCAATAAGTAGTTcttctccccctttccctccaTTCTCTAGAACTGTAGGACATCTAGGAAAGGAGATTAATCAGACTGAAAAGATTatgagcaattttaaaaatagaagaaacaataGTAAAACTTGTGGGAATCATGGAGAATATCATAGAGAATTCTTCAACTGAAgagagaccttttttttttccttctttgtagtGCTAACACTTGGTATACAGAATTAaatgaatgtttgttaaattagTAAGTATCTTAGGAAATTCTCAGctgtggatttttttgttttcttaaaactttttaagttaaaataatatgttttctgCTCCTGGTGCAAAATAATGTGTTGTGATATGGCTTGATAGTGAAAATaccagaaataaatatataccttttttttttttccagcttgaaAATAAGGAACTTCGAGAATTATTATCCATCAGCAGTGAGTCTCTTCAGGTCAGAAAGGAAAACTCAATGGACACTGCTTCCCAAGCCATCAAATAACTGAACTCTGATGGCTAGAGATTATCTATCAAGGAAGGAAGTTATTATCTTCCCATTCAAGTATTGTCCATTCAGTGTCTTGCCTCAAACTGGATTTAGTGTTGATTAAAGGTATCAGGTGGCAGTTTAGAATTTCCATTCAGTATTGGCTGTCCACAAAACAGTTTTGCAAATACACACTGAGTTTCACTTCACCATTCCTTTCTCCAAAAGAtcacttttaatttccatttctaggACCTTGGTTTACATAAACTGTGCTTtcagttcatttttgtttttcacatctCTAAAACTTTGAGCATTTTATTATAaaccagaaattttattttatatagcattGTAAAATACACttctaagagtttttaaaagagatctaactttttaaatctattcGGCAtaaacttggattttttttccatttgacaaAAGTAATACAATTCTACAGAACTAGATTGGCAGATTGTCTGATTTGTAATGTTTCACCTGTGAAGTTTTAAGTCTCTCTGGTGCTAAGAGTTGGCACTTTGTGACCTGGTGTCTTTACTCTTAATTTGAGAGAACCTACTGGTAGTCCCCAGGAAACATACTTGAAATAAgtcaactatttttttctcagtgataGTATAATCATCATATTCAAAGTTCATATTGTTCAAAGCTGAGGAACTTGTCCTGTGTATGTGCACGCACACGTGCACTTAGTTCAAATGCTAAAAGtagcttttatttattctattaaatataagtagtcaaaaccaaaaaacacacacaaaaaatgtaagTTGTGAGTTTTTCAATTGTGTCCTATTAGGAAATCTTCCACTTACGTAGTTTACCACCCAGTGTGAAAAAGATATCATAAATTTATTCACATCATAGTTCTTGGGTACTACATTCtcctatttaatttatatataacttCCATCTTACAGTTAAGAACCATCATTTATTTGGATGTCTTTCATTACTAGCACTAgtagttggcttttttttttaagatccatTTTTCACACAGAAGTAGTTTTATTACCTAATGAGAGTTATTATATCGATAATACTGAATAGGTAGCAACAAAGCAATATTGTGATTCAACTGCTGGGTGGTTAACTAGGTTCACTCATCAACTCATTCCCCTGTTTGTTTATTCAAGTCTCAAATTTATATATTACTTCCATGTTATACTATCTATTAAGATTTGCCCCAAAATAGTTGAAATAATGAATGCTAAACCTGTCAATATTTTTCAGTAACATTAAGCATCATACCGCATGGGAGAGACCCAATATCTAGAGTTTTTTTTAGTGCTTTATGTGATATAAATTTCTTTCACGGCTATAAAGAACTAAGTCcagttaaaacaacaaaatgccTCTAAGATGTCCTAAGCATCTGATCCAAGTAATACCAATGGACTTTGCCTGTAGTAAGGGCATTAATGAATAGGTATGTGTCATTATAGAATTTGTCAAATTTCTATTTGATGTCCCGTATAGAATTTGAAACACACTTCACCCCAAAGtgttagcatttttaatttcatttcccaGGAGTAAGTAAACTAATAGCCCATCCATTTGCCTTGAAATATGCCCTAAGTCACCGCATAAGTCCATTCAGGAGGCAGGTACCCTATACCATTTGTCAGCCATGGCCAAACCTGCCGTGGTCGGGTGTcagtaaaaatgataaaagtaatcAAATGGCCCATTAAGGTATAATATGGTGTCCCTTTATCTGCCTTGTGTTCTTTTAGAGCTGTTTATAAAGTTCTTTACATCTCAGGTATCAGCATAAATCTTCAATGTTAACATTTCCCCCCAGGAAATCAAAAACTTGAAGTGTGAGTTGAAAGAGCTTTCAGTGCTCtagataattaatatatattctggCTGGTGTTAATGCTATGAAGATAATGTGTAGTTAAAAAGTAGAGTGGGCAAGGAATGCTGTTCACTATGAGTGGTTATTAAAGTTTCTTTTGTAGTGGATGGAGCAACTTGACTGGTTTGTAAAACCTTagttcaaaattatctttttaaataaaaacctcaTTTGGAGATTAGCTACGTTTAGTCAATAATGAATAATTGTTAGGATGtgcagagggtttttttttttccacatgtaTAAATAGCACCCTTGTCAAGTAGTCACGACAAGGATTtcataaataatttgtaattagCACAGTATATTCAGCCACGTAACTCTACAAATGGTACCTTATTCTAGTAAGTTATTAACTACATCAGAACTTATGCATAATGCTTATATTAATACCTTATGTACAGTTCAGTTTGAACACCGAAGGTCTGTTTCAGTGTCCCTCAAAATGTGGTTCACTGACCTACTGAAATCAAAATTTAGGGATGGGGTccaggaatttgtattttaataatcatCCCAGATAATTCCTAAAGAATGTCTAGTCTACATGCCAAGCGCTTCATTAAGCAGTTATGAATAGAAAAGTAGGGGGAAAAAGGTGTTGACACTATTTCCAAAAAAAAGCCTGGAAAGGGAAACAAGCAAGTATGTCTATAATTATAATGCAGAGTGATTAATATAAGTATCATAGGTTACAAAAGAGGGACTATTTAAACTTGAGAATCCAATAGAGATAGCAGTGGGTAAGAGGAGAGCTAAAAAACCTTGGTGCCACAAAAGCCAAGTATGGATGGTATTGCCAATAAGGGCTACCATCTGTTGAGTgctttactatgtgtcaggtactgtatTATATAATCTCCGTTTCAACTgtacctcattttacagatactCAAGTACAAGGAAGTTGTTATTTGTCCAAACTGGAACCATAATTCAAACCCAGGAAGGCTCTGAAACACATTCTTAACCACTAAAGATGCCTTTAATTGTTGTATACTGCTCAGTGTTCAAGTGGTTCttgattaacaaaatgtttttattagtaGTGCAAAAGAAACACCACACctcatatattagaaaaatatcatGAATTCAATAAATGGAGTCTTAACAAATGAGATATATGTTTTCTAGAATTGAGTAGCTGAGAGTATGTGTACATGCAACTGAAAGGAATAATGTTTAATCAGTGGTCCTTGCTACATACAGGAAAGGGTGTGGTTCTGTCTTTCAAATCTGTCTCCCTACCACGTAGGCTTTCATCCTTCATACTATTTACTTGTGGTTGCTAGAAGGTTGCTGCTCAGCTAGATGGCATGCCCATgttaaaggcaggaaaaaaaaaaaaaacaggaaatggtCTGTGCCAGCTATCTATATCCCCATTTATGAGGAAAAGCAAAGCTTTCTCAGAAATTCCAAACAGATTTCCCTTTGCCTTATTTGCCTGACCAGTTAAATGGCCACTGCTAGCTGCAAAGGAGGCTAGGTACATAGCTGCCCCAATAAAATCAGTATTCTGTTagcaaagagagaaaattgaGAAAGCAAATAACAGTGTCTGAATGTTATACTGTCAAGTCCTTTTTCCTTGAATATTGGCTTTAACAAGTGTAAGTAGTATTAACTCCATGAGTGTGTCGATGTTGAATAGCAATGGGCTATAGCAGACATCTGTCATTTCTTTTATGTCTGCCCAGTATCCTAACTCGTGTGTGTAGCGAATCTCTCAACTAATGAAGCAGAGCCTTCCTCCCTCCTAAAGAATTTGTAAGTGCCAGATACATGTtttctcagcctcctttgcagctaTGGAAGATAACATCTGCCTTAAACTTTAAAGTTAATGATACAAAAATACAGGGAACCATGCAGAATCCTTTGAAGATGCTGACCAACAACATTAGCTACTGCATTCAGATCGACAGAGAACCAGCAGAAGTGATTTGTTTAGTGACAACATTCAGTTTCCAGAATTGGCAAAGTCAGTGGTGTAAGCTGCAGTGTCTGCCCAACAGTGGAGACAAGTTGGGTCTTCACTGAAGCAATTCTCAGATGTCATTAGACACTGTGTAGCCTCTAATTCTGGTTCCCTGGCTATCCTAGAGATTGTGagaattacttttaataaaatcattttttgttaaaattaaccTGActtgcctatcaaaaaccctgaCTGATAAAATAAGCATAGTTTTAAAAACAACCATGCATAGATACATTTTATCAACACTTTATACATAATTTTGcacttattttaatgtaatatttgaCACATAAAAGGATAAATGTGGCATGCAAATAATCAAACATAATAACTCATTACCTAAGAATTATAACATTACCAGTACTTTGCATTTATTGAAGTTCCTCTCCTATCTTTTTCCACCCTctctttttaatagctttatcaCATGTAAAAGACCTAAAGTACATATGTATCCCTAAAGTgacttattttttagttttgttcctCTGAACTTTTGAAAAAGGATATCATACTGTGGGTGGTCTAGGGATTTGGTTTTTTCACTCAACGTGTTTCTAAGATTGAGTGACTTTTTTCCACTCAACATTTTTCTAACATTTGTTGTATTATagatgtcattcattcattttcattgatgtatattttattgtataattatatattaagaatacatacataataaaatacattttttaaaaatctttgcttaTATCTGACTTACTAATTTTCAATTCTATCTACTTCATTTATATTAAACACATTTAACTATAAGCAGTCATATTTCATATTTGCAGTTATTTCAATGGTATACCTCATGGCAACTTTCAGAATGAATTAAGGAGTATTAAAGAGCATTATCCATCAATGTTTATAATGGGAAGCagatactgctttttaaaaaaagaaaaaaaaaaaacagttaaagacagagtctcactcttgtctcCCAAGCTGGGgtgtagcatgatcatagctcactgcagcctccacctccagGCTCcaggactcaagtaatcctcccacctcagcctcccaaatggctgagactacaggcacgtaccaccacccctggctaatttatgttttgtagacatggggtctcaccatgttacccaggctggtctcaagtgatcctcccacctcggcctcccaaagtgctgggattacaggcttgagctaccacacctggccagatgatgctttttgttttgtcACTCTCCAAGAATGCTACAGGCAGAGCCTTCAGAGCTTTGATTAACTACAACTTCATTCAACATTTCATCTAGCCTCCTAGAAATATATATGGGATTAATGGGTTGATTTCTGTATGTTATTGATCCtaagattcatttttattttatattttaacatctctgaaattgggatATGTCTTAACACAGGTAGGGGTTATGATGTTGATTGTAAGGATATGCAAAATTGGTTTGCACTCCTGGTGGATGACTGGACAAAGGCAATCTCGATATTTCCGTCAACAAACCAAGGACCATTTGCGAAAGGAATATAGGTTTTGGctgtttctgtgaattttctATTGATACCTTCTGATCAAGAGTGCCAGCATAAAAATTTGGAGTACGGCTGtaatagttttctattgctgtataacaaattaccacaaatttagcagttTAGAGCAACACCCAGTTACTATTTCACAATTCTGTAGGTCATAAGTCCATGCAGGGCTgaaatgagttctttttttttttttttttttttgagacagagtcttgctctgttgcccgggctagagtgagtgccgtggcatcaccctagctcacagcaacctcaaactcctgggcttaagcaatcctactgcctcagcctccccagtagctgggactacaggcatgcgccaccatgcccggctaattttttttttttttatatatatatttttagttggccagatcatttctttctatttttagtagagacggggtcttgctttgctcttgctcaggctggtctcgaactcctgacctcgagcgatccacccacctcggcctcccagagtgctaggattacaggcgtgagccaccgtgcccggccatgaGTTCTTTTCtaagggtctcacaaggctgaaatcaaggtgtcagctgagGCCAGCATCCCCTCTGAGGCTCTAGGCTCTTTCCCAAGCCACATGGTTATTGgcaaaatccatttccttgcagCTGTAAATCTCATAGAGACTGTCTTCAAGGCTAACAAGAAATCATCTCTCTAACTTTACTTGTCTCCCACCTCTAGACTCCCTTTTAAGAACACACCTGACTAGGTCAGGCCCAACCAGAATAATCTCCCTCCTGATTAACCCAACTGATTAGAGATCTTAGTTACATCTATAGTAATCCTTTTGATATGAATGACATCCTTTCATATCTACATGCCCCACCGATGCTCGAGGGGATGATACAAGGTATGTACACCAGGCAGTGGGAATCTTTGTGGG is a genomic window of Eulemur rufifrons isolate Redbay chromosome 8, OSU_ERuf_1, whole genome shotgun sequence containing:
- the SIKE1 gene encoding suppressor of IKBKE 1 isoform X1, with the protein product MSCTIEKILTDAKTLLERLREHDAAAESLVDQSAALHRRVAAMREAGTALPDQYQEDATDMKDMSKYKPHILLSQENTQIRDLQQENRELWVSLEEHQDALELIMSKYRKQMLQLMVAKKAVDAEPVLKAHQSHSAEIESQIDRICEMGEVMRKAVQVDDDQFCKIQEKLAQLELENKELRELLSISSESLQVRKENSMDTASQAIK
- the SIKE1 gene encoding suppressor of IKBKE 1 isoform X2, which codes for MSCTIEKILTDAKTLLERLREHDAAAESLVDQSAALHRRVAAMREAGTALPDQVRQRYQEDATDMKDMSKYKPHILLSQENTQIRDLQQENRELWVSLEEHQDALELIMSKYRKQMLQLMVAKKAVDAEPVLKAHQSHSAEIESQIDRICEMGEVMRKAVQVDDDQFCKIQEKLAQLELENKELRELLSISSESLQVRKENSMDTASQAIK